Proteins from a single region of Butyrivibrio fibrisolvens:
- a CDS encoding PP2C family protein-serine/threonine phosphatase codes for MKKRNKKIVKQALPWIACLFLITAIVNGICIYSSNSKNYVASTCRTMQAILVQVRNSLTEYKSLSWLLNYWQDHSDEMDLPGDRLNRSSQIQRLLLDHEYESLYSITPEQAESLSEEEQRIFAEECYLLLMPEFSSMKYSFNLTEITFEIVLDDTNIFPLFQGIQEGEKSFGGNFCALGEVWPFDINEQPGIREMYESKEDKAFFEEKSSLADAENREYLMGYLQVPVDGNLKCHLTAIQRITNIRKSIVDSARSIELINAVLLFICAVIILHMIYSKIIDPLTRIMSFLSDYAKTKNTKDIVQKLLTIEADNELGRLADDCSDMITGIERYSKEKQRMLIETERINTELELAARIQKDMIPGDFSAFNDRTDLDLYGSMTPAKSVGGDFYDFFFLDEDHMYIAIADVSGKGIPAAMFMMLTKNILANNAREGKSPAKILTDSNTAILMQNKELMFLTVWVAILEISTGKLTMANAGHERPALLKTGGEFELLNDKHGYVLGVRKGKQYTEEVIELEKGSKIFVYTDGVVEAIDSEKEQFGTDRMLEALNRVAKESPKQLLDEVRSSVDAFVEEEEQFDDLTMLCLEYK; via the coding sequence ATGAAGAAAAGAAATAAAAAGATTGTAAAACAGGCGCTCCCGTGGATTGCATGCCTGTTTCTGATAACAGCCATAGTTAATGGAATATGTATTTATTCCAGTAACAGTAAGAACTATGTTGCATCTACCTGCAGGACTATGCAGGCTATTCTTGTTCAGGTAAGAAATTCACTTACTGAGTATAAATCGCTTTCATGGTTACTTAACTACTGGCAGGATCACAGTGATGAAATGGATCTTCCGGGGGACCGGCTGAATCGCTCATCACAGATTCAAAGGCTACTCCTTGATCATGAATATGAATCTCTTTACAGCATTACTCCGGAACAGGCAGAGAGTTTATCAGAAGAAGAACAGAGAATCTTTGCGGAAGAATGTTATCTTTTGCTTATGCCGGAATTTTCATCAATGAAGTACAGCTTCAACCTTACTGAAATAACTTTTGAAATTGTGCTGGATGATACGAATATATTCCCGCTTTTCCAGGGAATTCAGGAGGGAGAGAAGTCCTTTGGAGGTAATTTCTGTGCCCTTGGTGAGGTGTGGCCTTTTGATATAAACGAGCAGCCGGGTATCAGGGAAATGTATGAGAGCAAAGAGGATAAGGCTTTTTTCGAAGAGAAGAGCTCTCTTGCTGATGCAGAAAACAGAGAATACCTCATGGGGTATCTTCAGGTGCCGGTTGATGGTAATTTGAAGTGTCATCTGACGGCTATCCAGAGAATCACAAATATTCGTAAGTCAATCGTGGACAGTGCGAGATCCATTGAACTTATCAACGCAGTGCTGCTGTTTATCTGCGCCGTTATAATTCTTCATATGATCTATTCAAAAATAATAGATCCCCTGACACGCATAATGAGTTTCCTTAGCGATTACGCAAAGACAAAGAATACAAAGGACATCGTTCAAAAGCTTTTGACAATTGAAGCTGATAACGAGCTCGGAAGGCTTGCGGACGATTGCTCCGACATGATCACAGGAATTGAGAGATACTCTAAGGAAAAGCAGAGGATGCTCATTGAAACAGAGCGTATAAATACAGAGCTTGAGCTGGCTGCAAGGATTCAGAAGGATATGATACCTGGAGATTTTTCCGCATTCAATGATCGTACGGATCTTGATCTGTACGGTTCTATGACGCCCGCGAAATCCGTCGGCGGAGATTTCTATGATTTCTTTTTCCTTGATGAGGACCATATGTATATCGCTATTGCTGATGTTTCAGGAAAAGGTATCCCTGCAGCGATGTTCATGATGCTCACAAAAAACATACTTGCCAATAATGCAAGAGAGGGCAAGTCACCGGCAAAGATACTCACTGATTCTAACACAGCGATACTTATGCAGAATAAAGAGCTTATGTTTCTGACTGTATGGGTTGCAATACTCGAGATATCCACAGGTAAGCTGACCATGGCAAATGCCGGACATGAAAGACCGGCATTATTGAAAACGGGTGGCGAATTCGAACTATTAAATGATAAACACGGTTATGTTCTCGGCGTTCGAAAGGGTAAGCAATACACCGAGGAAGTGATTGAACTTGAAAAAGGTTCAAAGATTTTTGTTTATACAGACGGAGTTGTGGAAGCGATAGATTCAGAGAAAGAACAGTTTGGTACTGACAGGATGCTTGAAGCATTAAACAGAGTGGCTAAAGAATCACCGAAGCAGCTGCTTGATGAAGTAAGAAGCTCAGTTGATGCTTTTGTTGAGGAAGAGGAGCAGTTTGATGACCTCACAATGCTCTGCCTTGAATATAAATGA
- a CDS encoding helix-turn-helix domain-containing protein — protein MRNLLARPWRFNELQKSLDGISQKVLTDSLRSMEADGIIVRTVYPEVPPRAEYSLSELGESMRPIIKSMEEWGLDYKKNM, from the coding sequence ATGAGAAATCTCCTTGCGAGACCATGGCGATTTAATGAATTGCAGAAATCATTAGATGGTATTAGTCAGAAGGTCTTAACTGATTCCTTAAGATCAATGGAAGCTGACGGAATTATTGTAAGAACAGTTTATCCTGAAGTTCCTCCAAGAGCAGAATACTCTCTCAGCGAACTGGGTGAATCCATGAGACCTATTATCAAATCCATGGAGGAATGGGGTCTGGATTACAAGAAAAACATGTAA
- a CDS encoding sugar phosphate isomerase/epimerase codes for MKDTVLTGVQQIMIGSRCNSYESALSTLQSIKSAGYDGIELNDFMIRPTPFIVRLLTKFAGMPTGNGGKLDWKKLISESGLKVISLHSYLNSIEENPEAVAKEALSFGADTVVITGMYRFDYGNASEVKKLAERLNNAGKALLPYGVKLLYHNHNVELQKVSEDKTAYDLIVENTDPQYVNFELDTYWMADGGADVTALVNKLSDRMVMWHINDRGCRKKGPFITPILKEDAAELGTGNMPLDAILETVKANTGIEAIVLETHKNWIDNDPIKSLTVSAEWFRKNR; via the coding sequence ATGAAAGACACAGTACTGACGGGTGTGCAACAGATAATGATTGGTAGCAGATGCAATAGTTATGAGAGTGCACTCAGTACACTTCAGAGCATCAAGAGTGCCGGCTATGACGGCATTGAACTAAATGACTTCATGATAAGGCCAACGCCTTTTATTGTGAGGCTGCTTACAAAATTTGCCGGTATGCCCACGGGTAATGGCGGAAAACTCGATTGGAAGAAGCTGATCTCAGAGAGCGGTCTGAAAGTCATAAGCCTGCACAGCTATCTTAACAGCATTGAAGAAAACCCCGAGGCTGTTGCGAAAGAAGCCTTGAGCTTTGGAGCGGACACTGTTGTTATAACCGGTATGTACAGGTTTGATTACGGGAATGCATCTGAGGTAAAAAAGCTTGCTGAGCGCCTGAACAATGCAGGAAAAGCTCTTTTACCCTATGGAGTGAAACTCCTTTATCACAATCACAATGTAGAGCTGCAGAAGGTCTCAGAAGATAAGACCGCCTATGATCTGATCGTAGAAAACACAGATCCGCAGTATGTCAACTTCGAGCTTGATACATACTGGATGGCAGATGGCGGTGCAGATGTCACAGCCCTTGTAAACAAACTCTCAGACAGAATGGTGATGTGGCACATAAATGACAGGGGCTGCAGGAAAAAGGGACCTTTCATTACGCCCATCCTCAAAGAGGACGCTGCGGAACTCGGCACAGGAAATATGCCCCTCGATGCTATTTTGGAGACCGTAAAGGCCAATACCGGGATAGAAGCGATCGTTCTTGAGACTCACAAAAACTGGATCGATAATGATCCTATAAAGAGCCTTACGGTAAGTGCAGAGTGGTTTAGAAAAAACCGATGA
- a CDS encoding STAS domain-containing protein, which yields MLTIDKTIDNKNGLFKLEGRLDTNTSRDLSAAFEETLPQLDTLTLDFEKLDYISSAGLRVILFAINTMEDKSQKVKVLHANDSIVEVLELTGFADDLDLE from the coding sequence ATGCTTACCATTGATAAGACTATCGATAACAAAAATGGTCTGTTCAAGCTTGAGGGACGCCTGGATACAAATACTTCCCGTGATCTCAGCGCTGCCTTTGAAGAGACTCTTCCCCAGCTCGATACACTGACCCTGGATTTTGAAAAGCTTGATTACATCTCATCCGCCGGTCTTCGCGTTATTCTGTTTGCAATCAATACCATGGAGGATAAGAGCCAGAAGGTCAAAGTATTACATGCCAACGACAGCATAGTTGAAGTCCTTGAGCTTACAGGCTTTGCTGATGATCTTGACCTTGAATGA
- a CDS encoding metal-dependent hydrolase, producing the protein MTSPQHIVAGASLATFTGALYYNITNNWTNASVINTARKMRYFFIPVQQDLITLFFIFFVLGTLLPDCDTKKSWIGRVFHLPIRHRTLTHTLWFNFIFFFIGMMWQPLMGIALGYFTHLLCDSFSRQGICWLYPLNRYKYFGHGRKVKDSHFFFLYNSVLTGWLVCGIMVLLTVVYITATGAKCILK; encoded by the coding sequence ATGACATCACCGCAGCATATCGTGGCCGGAGCCTCACTTGCAACATTCACCGGCGCACTATATTACAACATTACAAACAACTGGACAAACGCATCCGTTATCAATACAGCCAGGAAGATGCGTTACTTTTTTATTCCCGTGCAGCAGGATCTGATAACGCTATTTTTCATATTTTTTGTACTTGGTACATTGCTACCGGACTGTGATACAAAAAAATCATGGATAGGCCGGGTTTTCCATCTGCCGATCCGTCACAGAACGCTTACCCATACTTTATGGTTTAACTTCATATTCTTCTTTATCGGTATGATGTGGCAACCTCTGATGGGGATTGCTTTAGGATATTTCACCCATTTACTGTGCGATTCTTTTTCCAGACAAGGCATATGCTGGTTGTACCCTTTAAATCGCTACAAGTATTTCGGACACGGACGCAAGGTAAAAGACTCTCACTTCTTTTTTCTGTATAATTCAGTTCTTACAGGATGGCTGGTCTGCGGCATAATGGTCTTATTAACTGTCGTGTATATTACTGCAACAGGCGCAAAGTGTATCTTGAAATAA
- a CDS encoding family 1 glycosylhydrolase: MNKFENGFMLGASTAAHQVEGNNTNSDYWVMENMEYSQFVEPSLDAVDHYNRYEEDIKMLADAGLNTYRFSVEWARIEPEQGKFDEKEIEHYRKMIKCCRDNGVEPVITLMHFTSPVWLIKLGGWDNEQVVELFANYAGYVAKQLGSEIKYICTINEANMRLQIGALMERFKKQMMAKMANAAKSDGDSMEGQVQVGLNLSDPMEKMKLAAMENAKVFGDPQPHTFVSATDANGDMIVIKAHQAAKEAIKAVNPDIQVGITLSLHDCQYIEGGKERADSDWNEEFSHYIPYIKDDDFFGLQNYTRTTYGPDGIVPVPEGTPMTQMDYEVYPEALEHVIRRVHEEMPNVPIMVTENGIATSDDEQRVKFIDKAIEGVQSCINDGIPVIGYCHWSLIDNFEWQKGYALTFGLCAVDRKTQIRAPKPSLKHLGGYLK; this comes from the coding sequence ATGAACAAGTTCGAGAACGGATTTATGCTGGGCGCTTCTACTGCAGCCCACCAGGTTGAAGGAAACAATACAAATTCAGATTACTGGGTAATGGAGAATATGGAGTATTCACAGTTTGTTGAGCCTTCACTGGATGCTGTGGATCACTATAACAGATACGAAGAAGACATCAAGATGCTGGCAGATGCAGGCCTTAACACCTACAGATTTTCTGTTGAATGGGCACGTATTGAGCCTGAGCAGGGCAAATTTGATGAAAAAGAGATTGAGCATTACAGGAAGATGATCAAATGCTGCAGGGACAATGGCGTTGAGCCGGTTATTACCCTCATGCATTTCACATCACCAGTGTGGCTTATAAAGCTCGGAGGCTGGGACAATGAGCAGGTTGTAGAGCTTTTTGCCAACTATGCCGGATATGTCGCTAAGCAGCTTGGAAGTGAGATAAAGTATATCTGCACCATAAATGAGGCTAACATGAGACTTCAGATTGGCGCTCTCATGGAGAGATTCAAGAAGCAGATGATGGCAAAGATGGCAAATGCAGCTAAAAGCGATGGCGACTCCATGGAGGGGCAGGTTCAGGTTGGGCTTAATCTCTCCGATCCAATGGAGAAAATGAAGCTGGCAGCAATGGAGAACGCCAAAGTATTCGGAGATCCTCAGCCGCATACATTTGTTTCCGCAACAGATGCAAATGGCGATATGATAGTTATAAAGGCGCATCAGGCAGCCAAGGAAGCAATCAAGGCTGTTAATCCGGATATTCAGGTTGGTATTACTCTTTCCCTACACGACTGCCAGTACATAGAAGGTGGCAAGGAGCGCGCAGACAGTGACTGGAATGAGGAGTTTAGCCATTACATTCCTTATATCAAGGATGATGATTTCTTTGGACTTCAGAATTATACAAGAACTACCTACGGACCTGATGGAATCGTGCCTGTTCCCGAGGGAACACCAATGACACAGATGGATTACGAGGTATATCCTGAGGCTCTTGAGCATGTAATAAGACGCGTGCATGAGGAGATGCCAAATGTTCCGATCATGGTTACAGAAAATGGAATAGCAACATCGGATGACGAGCAGAGAGTTAAGTTTATCGACAAGGCAATTGAGGGTGTTCAGAGCTGTATAAATGATGGAATTCCTGTTATCGGATACTGCCACTGGTCACTTATCGACAATTTTGAGTGGCAGAAAGGTTATGCACTGACATTTGGTCTTTGCGCAGTTGACAGGAAAACACAGATCAGGGCACCAAAGCCCAGTTTAAAGCATCTTGGAGGCTATTTGAAATAA
- a CDS encoding macro domain-containing protein: MSKIELIHGSCADQVADVVVNAANSGLWAGGGICGVIFSKAGMQELTDACRKIKTPLNDGDAVITPAFKLTNAKAIIHAVGPNFAATPTAFDKLFDVYYNSLCVLKENGYHSISFPLISSGIFGGNLENPVGESTKQCLKAYKKFVQDYPDYEIDVKLCAFGQGEMIKAEAEFTEGL, encoded by the coding sequence ATGAGCAAGATAGAGCTTATTCATGGTTCATGTGCAGATCAGGTGGCTGATGTAGTGGTGAACGCAGCCAATAGTGGCCTCTGGGCTGGAGGCGGAATATGTGGTGTTATCTTTAGTAAGGCGGGAATGCAGGAGCTGACAGATGCTTGCAGGAAGATCAAGACTCCGCTTAATGATGGTGATGCGGTGATCACGCCGGCGTTTAAGCTTACTAATGCAAAGGCGATTATCCATGCTGTCGGACCAAATTTTGCAGCTACGCCAACTGCTTTTGATAAGCTGTTTGATGTATATTACAATTCGCTTTGTGTTTTGAAAGAAAATGGTTATCACAGTATTTCTTTTCCTTTGATAAGTTCAGGTATATTTGGCGGGAATCTGGAGAATCCTGTGGGTGAGTCAACAAAGCAGTGTTTAAAGGCTTATAAAAAGTTCGTTCAGGATTACCCTGACTATGAGATTGATGTAAAGCTATGTGCTTTTGGGCAAGGTGAGATGATAAAGGCAGAGGCTGAGTTTACGGAAGGATTATAG
- a CDS encoding GH3 auxin-responsive promoter family protein, with protein MAFFQGITNHVFCSVMKRRGATALRHLDEVSKRAVAASEETLLKILKDNENTEYGKLYNFSEIKSIEDFKKKVPFSNYDSYASYIERMIQNDEENLITSYPVKHYALSSGSVGVPKHIPVTQATIDNYAIYGASILFGVMDEYYRNTTGKTYKDGFCLNTIEAPPMMTENGVPKGPISGTALRELAEHLTNFMTSPADLVFPTEPMDSKYLKLRFALPNRKVTCMTSAFMTSLVDLMTWLESNWESMCDDIEKGVIGESILVSDELRKKFESMFTPDPERAEELRNEFRKGFDEIVIRIWPDFQWLGAIGTGGFSQYTLKMRQYTGKNIPYSFLNYAASESLMAVARRTGEDGFVLLPDGGFYEFIPADSDDEETTLTIDQLEAGKDYEIVVTNLSGFYRYKIKDVIRVKGFYNEAPLVSFLYRKNQMISIAGEKTNEEALRWTISKFQDETGILVRDYSIYADTDSKPGRYVLFIEPDKEIEESKIEEYRDTAEKLLGQANPSFGQKIMNNTLGKTKLCITQQEAYMLYRDIMIRKGVSQNQLKPVRAIDTPMKEKFFFKFIEMETE; from the coding sequence ATGGCATTTTTCCAAGGTATTACAAATCATGTTTTCTGCTCGGTAATGAAAAGAAGAGGTGCAACTGCACTCAGACACCTTGATGAAGTTAGTAAAAGGGCCGTGGCAGCAAGCGAAGAGACTCTGCTTAAGATACTTAAGGACAATGAGAATACAGAGTACGGCAAGCTCTATAATTTCAGTGAGATCAAGAGTATAGAAGACTTTAAGAAAAAGGTTCCTTTTTCGAATTATGATTCCTACGCTTCGTATATTGAGCGCATGATACAAAATGATGAGGAAAATCTAATCACAAGCTATCCCGTAAAGCACTATGCATTAAGCTCGGGAAGTGTCGGCGTGCCAAAGCACATTCCCGTAACGCAGGCTACAATTGATAACTATGCGATTTATGGTGCCAGTATCCTCTTTGGAGTCATGGATGAGTACTATAGGAATACTACAGGCAAAACCTACAAGGATGGATTCTGCCTTAATACAATAGAGGCTCCGCCGATGATGACTGAGAACGGCGTACCCAAAGGACCAATATCCGGAACGGCACTTCGTGAGTTGGCTGAGCATCTTACTAACTTCATGACGTCTCCCGCTGACCTGGTGTTCCCAACGGAGCCGATGGACAGTAAGTACTTAAAGCTTAGGTTTGCACTTCCTAACAGGAAGGTAACCTGCATGACTTCCGCATTTATGACATCACTTGTGGATCTTATGACCTGGCTTGAGTCCAATTGGGAGAGCATGTGTGATGATATAGAAAAAGGTGTCATCGGAGAGAGTATACTTGTATCCGATGAGCTTAGGAAAAAATTCGAGTCTATGTTTACTCCGGATCCTGAGAGAGCAGAGGAATTAAGAAATGAATTCAGAAAGGGCTTTGATGAAATAGTAATAAGGATATGGCCTGATTTCCAGTGGCTTGGAGCTATAGGTACGGGTGGCTTCTCGCAGTACACCTTGAAGATGAGACAGTACACAGGAAAGAATATACCGTACAGCTTCCTTAACTATGCTGCATCTGAGTCCCTGATGGCTGTTGCCAGAAGAACCGGCGAGGATGGCTTCGTGCTCCTTCCCGATGGAGGCTTTTATGAATTTATTCCTGCTGATTCCGACGATGAGGAGACAACGCTTACAATAGATCAGCTGGAAGCAGGTAAAGATTATGAGATTGTGGTAACAAATCTGTCAGGTTTTTACAGATATAAGATCAAGGACGTTATCAGGGTTAAGGGCTTCTACAATGAAGCACCGCTTGTTTCTTTCCTGTATCGTAAGAATCAGATGATCTCCATAGCCGGTGAGAAGACCAATGAGGAAGCACTTCGCTGGACCATCAGCAAATTCCAGGATGAAACCGGAATACTTGTACGTGACTACAGTATCTACGCGGATACAGATTCCAAGCCCGGTCGTTATGTACTCTTTATTGAGCCCGACAAGGAAATTGAAGAGAGCAAGATAGAGGAGTACAGAGATACTGCAGAGAAGCTCCTCGGACAGGCAAATCCGTCCTTCGGACAGAAGATAATGAACAACACACTCGGAAAGACCAAGCTCTGCATAACCCAGCAGGAAGCATACATGTTATACAGAGATATCATGATCAGGAAGGGTGTTTCCCAGAATCAGCTTAAACCTGTCAGAGCAATCGATACGCCTATGAAGGAGAAGTTCTTCTTCAAGTTCATAGAGATGGAAACGGAATAA
- a CDS encoding alpha-L-rhamnosidase translates to MEAAKIFEKAKWISPETVTEPDKRKGAGYLRATFSYKKGEIRIFATAHGLYEILINGRSITDARLTPGCDEYDKRLQYQEYEITDSLICGENEIFVTLGDGWFRGCNGIDGVRNLYGEDISFLCAVIGDGDMENPVLVTDCSWDACENGPIKLTDLELGETCDAGSGFGEWHKAREMSFDKGNLIAQTSPFVTEHEVFEGRLITTPNGESVFDFGQNLAGYTSFVVENAKGGEKICLVHGENLDENGNFTIENFQPGDRNKSGGIKQEINYICKPGRNEFKPHFSMFGFRYAKITGDILPSDIKIKSIAVYSDMKKTAGFECGVDEVNKLFKNSVWSMKSNFCDIPTDCPTRERAGWTGDAAVFVRTGAYLMDCRGVYEKWLANVRIGQHSDGKMAYICPKNSNPGKIAEMFSASVGWGDAAVLVPWNLYRIYGDEQILKDNYEMMKKWVDFLGRRAGKSKLKNRFGKNPYRKYIIDTGMDYGEWCEPGADVMKTMMAAFKDGQPEVATAYYAYSSGILAKISEILGNGADADKYKEISEKATEAYRYLVLKDGHIRSDRQCEYVRPLAFCLLPEKEAVEAAKDLNELVVKNDYHLNTGFLSTPFLCSVLADYGYVDTAYRLLLQKSYPSWLYAVEKGATTIWETWDGVREDGTVHDSLNHYSYGAVSGWLLSGVLGIRYDFDKVMIKPLPDERLKFAKGYYDSPKGRIVSEWRYIEETDSFAYRFEIPEGMEAELELPGGEKRILTSGSYEI, encoded by the coding sequence ATGGAAGCGGCTAAGATTTTTGAGAAAGCAAAGTGGATATCACCTGAAACCGTGACAGAACCTGATAAGAGAAAAGGTGCAGGATATTTAAGGGCCACATTCTCTTATAAAAAGGGAGAGATCAGGATATTTGCTACAGCTCACGGCTTGTATGAAATACTTATAAATGGCCGGAGTATCACGGATGCACGACTGACTCCGGGATGCGATGAGTATGATAAAAGGCTTCAGTATCAGGAGTATGAGATCACGGATTCGCTAATATGCGGGGAAAACGAGATATTCGTCACACTGGGTGATGGCTGGTTCAGAGGATGCAACGGGATTGACGGTGTGAGAAATCTGTATGGAGAGGATATTTCATTTCTGTGCGCAGTGATAGGCGATGGAGACATGGAGAATCCTGTACTTGTTACGGATTGCAGCTGGGATGCCTGTGAAAACGGACCTATAAAGCTTACGGACCTTGAGCTGGGAGAGACCTGCGATGCCGGTTCGGGCTTTGGTGAGTGGCATAAGGCAAGAGAGATGTCTTTTGACAAAGGGAATCTTATAGCCCAGACATCGCCGTTTGTTACGGAACATGAAGTGTTTGAAGGCAGACTTATCACAACTCCGAATGGAGAAAGCGTATTTGATTTCGGGCAGAACCTGGCCGGATATACTTCTTTTGTCGTGGAAAATGCCAAAGGCGGTGAGAAGATCTGTCTCGTCCACGGTGAAAACCTGGATGAAAACGGAAACTTCACGATAGAGAACTTCCAGCCGGGAGACAGGAACAAATCAGGCGGAATAAAACAGGAAATAAACTATATCTGCAAGCCGGGAAGGAATGAGTTTAAGCCTCATTTTTCGATGTTTGGATTCAGATACGCAAAGATAACAGGCGATATCTTACCGTCAGACATCAAAATAAAGAGCATTGCTGTTTATTCGGACATGAAGAAAACTGCGGGTTTTGAATGTGGCGTGGATGAAGTAAACAAGCTCTTTAAAAACAGTGTATGGTCTATGAAGTCAAATTTCTGTGACATTCCTACTGATTGTCCCACAAGGGAAAGAGCTGGCTGGACAGGCGATGCAGCGGTATTTGTGAGGACCGGTGCGTACCTGATGGACTGCAGGGGAGTTTACGAGAAATGGCTTGCGAACGTGAGGATAGGGCAGCATTCTGATGGCAAGATGGCGTATATCTGTCCCAAGAACTCAAATCCGGGCAAGATAGCAGAGATGTTCTCAGCGTCTGTTGGCTGGGGCGATGCGGCGGTCCTTGTGCCCTGGAATCTGTACAGAATATATGGCGATGAGCAGATACTTAAAGACAACTATGAAATGATGAAGAAGTGGGTGGATTTCCTCGGAAGAAGAGCAGGAAAGAGCAAGCTCAAGAACCGCTTTGGAAAGAACCCTTACAGGAAATACATCATCGACACCGGAATGGACTACGGTGAGTGGTGCGAGCCAGGAGCAGATGTTATGAAGACCATGATGGCTGCTTTCAAGGATGGCCAGCCTGAAGTAGCAACAGCTTACTATGCATATTCATCTGGGATTCTCGCCAAAATATCAGAGATTCTCGGAAATGGCGCCGATGCGGATAAGTATAAAGAGATCTCGGAAAAGGCGACTGAGGCATACAGATATCTGGTTCTGAAAGACGGGCATATAAGATCTGACAGGCAGTGCGAGTACGTAAGGCCTCTTGCGTTTTGTCTTTTACCTGAAAAAGAGGCAGTGGAAGCTGCTAAGGACTTAAATGAGCTGGTGGTGAAAAATGACTATCATCTTAATACGGGCTTCCTTTCAACGCCTTTCCTGTGCAGCGTGCTTGCAGATTACGGTTACGTGGATACTGCATACAGACTGCTGTTGCAAAAAAGCTATCCTTCGTGGCTCTATGCGGTGGAGAAAGGTGCTACCACTATCTGGGAGACCTGGGATGGCGTCAGAGAAGACGGCACTGTCCATGATTCACTGAATCACTACTCCTATGGAGCTGTTTCCGGATGGCTTTTGTCCGGTGTCTTGGGAATCAGATACGATTTTGACAAAGTCATGATAAAGCCTCTGCCGGATGAGAGACTTAAGTTTGCAAAGGGTTACTATGATTCACCGAAAGGTCGCATAGTTTCTGAATGGAGATATATTGAGGAGACGGATTCTTTTGCCTACCGATTTGAAATTCCTGAAGGAATGGAAGCAGAGCTGGAGCTCCCCGGCGGGGAAAAGAGAATTCTGACAAGCGGAAGTTATGAGATTTAA
- a CDS encoding carboxymuconolactone decarboxylase family protein, whose amino-acid sequence MSEKIVQTAGRNQLGEFAPMFAHLNDDVLFGEVWNEEAIDVKTKCIITVVSLMASGITDSSLTYHLQNAKAHGVSKEEIAAIITHATMYVGWPKGWAVFRLAKEVWNETTEAVTEKDKYQNSIFFPIGEENPYGEFFVGQSYLAPVSKEQVSIFNVTFEPGCRNNWHIHHAKNGGGQMLICIGGRGYYQEWGKDAVEMTPGKVINIPAEVKHWHGAAPDSWFSHLAIEVAGEETSNEWLEAVSDEDYGKLK is encoded by the coding sequence ATGAGTGAGAAGATAGTACAGACAGCAGGAAGAAATCAGCTTGGCGAATTTGCACCAATGTTTGCGCACCTAAACGATGACGTACTTTTTGGTGAGGTATGGAATGAAGAAGCTATTGACGTGAAGACCAAATGCATTATTACAGTGGTTTCACTTATGGCTTCAGGTATCACGGATTCCTCTCTGACATATCACCTTCAGAATGCGAAGGCACATGGTGTAAGTAAGGAAGAAATTGCAGCAATCATAACCCATGCCACTATGTATGTAGGATGGCCTAAGGGTTGGGCAGTATTCAGACTGGCAAAAGAAGTGTGGAATGAAACGACAGAGGCTGTTACAGAGAAGGATAAGTATCAGAATTCCATTTTCTTCCCCATTGGAGAAGAGAATCCTTATGGAGAGTTCTTTGTAGGACAGAGTTATCTGGCTCCTGTATCAAAAGAGCAGGTTTCTATTTTCAATGTAACCTTTGAGCCGGGATGCAGAAATAACTGGCATATCCACCATGCGAAAAACGGCGGCGGACAGATGCTGATCTGCATCGGTGGAAGAGGATATTATCAGGAATGGGGCAAAGATGCTGTGGAAATGACACCCGGTAAAGTGATAAACATTCCTGCTGAAGTTAAACACTGGCATGGAGCAGCACCAGATTCATGGTTCTCTCATCTTGCGATCGAGGTTGCAGGTGAAGAGACAAGCAATGAATGGCTGGAAGCTGTATCTGATGAAGACTACGGCAAACTGAAATAA